The Blautia obeum ATCC 29174 region CTTATGAAAAGCTGGTTTGCATAAGAATCTCCTTCTTTTTTTGAAACATAATCATAAGCTTCACCAATTCGTGATATCCGTTCTTTGGTTCCATGACAGTCAGAACCAACAAAACTGAGCAGATCCTGTTTCATAAGCTTTTTACAGTATCGTCTGGTACCAAATCCGTCTTTTCCAATGATACTGTCGGCATTCACCTGCATAAGCGCACCGAGATCTGCCATTTCTTCAACAAATCCGATATCTTTTCGCATACATTCATAACGTTCGATATGTGCTACAATTGGTTTGTAACCATGAGAAAGCAATGAATATAAACGTTCTCGGATATAGCTTGCTTTTGTGCTTCCCGAAAATTCTGTAAGAACATAACGGGAACCGGCCATTGTGTGTACTTCTCCGCTGCGAAGCATCTCTACCATTTCCATATTAGAATGAAATTCGCATCCGAGATATACGTGAAGATCAGGTGCAACTTTTCTAGCCAGCTGTTTTAATACCAAAAACTGGTGCTCCACTGTTTCAATGGGAGTTTCAAACATCTGAAGCCTGTAATGGGGAGTTGCAATAATATTGCGTACACCCTGTCTGTATTCCATCTGAAGCATTTTGTATGCTTCTTCTGCGCTCGAAGCTCCGTCATCAACCGAAGGAACAATGTGACAATGTATGTCAAACAGTCCCTTATCAGGCATATTCTATCCTCTCCTTTTCCTGCTTTTTGCTTTTATAAGCAATATTAACATTCGAATTATAGCTCATTTCAATTCCCTTTTCAACAGAATTTTCATATATATGCGAACAAAAATTATGTGGAAATAAAAATTGTTTCTCTTCTCAGATAATTGTAAGTAACGCATAAAGCTTTCACTGCATAATATGAAGTGTAAACAAAACCTGGAGGATTTACTATGAGTGATTTAGCTGCTACAAATTGTGGATGCGGTGATGAAAGATGCGGATGT contains the following coding sequences:
- a CDS encoding CpsB/CapC family capsule biosynthesis tyrosine phosphatase, whose amino-acid sequence is MPDKGLFDIHCHIVPSVDDGASSAEEAYKMLQMEYRQGVRNIIATPHYRLQMFETPIETVEHQFLVLKQLARKVAPDLHVYLGCEFHSNMEMVEMLRSGEVHTMAGSRYVLTEFSGSTKASYIRERLYSLLSHGYKPIVAHIERYECMRKDIGFVEEMADLGALMQVNADSIIGKDGFGTRRYCKKLMKQDLLSFVGSDCHGTKERISRIGEAYDYVSKKEGDSYANQLFIRNPQKIIADAQRRKGR